The Montipora capricornis isolate CH-2021 chromosome 1, ASM3666992v2, whole genome shotgun sequence genome contains a region encoding:
- the LOC138056883 gene encoding uncharacterized protein: MSEAGDSSESTSEPKGQPVSGLKQSTLLEQSSVNRAILESLERLNQNFAAFSEYQYPENDYSHEQVDEVGERSNVSSPVDIHQEVNAIVNPVNDSEDIESSQDKPRNDESDIVDYDSQLDLNIDTKGPKINDKVAGVVNKLCLQRISQDQSKAMIKRHSTPQNVNLKLPKCEPSIWNEIPGKTRVNDTKFQSTQALLIASVNCQLEVAENLLKTKSEKQVITTCLDGITLAMASNYELNLRRRDAMRPHFKSEFAKGLCSSTNPADEFLFGGDTAKRIKEIAELNKNKGKR, translated from the exons ATGTCAGAGGCCGGTGACTCCAGTGAGAGCACGTCTGAGCCAAAAGGTCAGCCAGTGAGCGGCCTTAAGCAATCAACTTTACTGGAACAGAGTTCAGTAAACCGAGCGATTTTAGAAAGCCTTGAACGGctaaatcaaaattttgccGCCTTTAGTGAATATCAATATCCAGAGAATGATTATTCACATGAACAAGTCGATGAAGTCGGAGAAAGGAGTAATGTTTCCTCTCCGGTGGACATTCATCAAGAAGTCAATGCTATTGTGAATCCTGTAAACGACTCTGAAGATATCGAGTCATCCCAGGATAAGCCCAGGAATGATGAGAGTGATATCGTAGACTACGATAGTCAACTTGACCTGAATATAGATACCAAGGGTCCCAAAATTAATGACAAAGTGGCTGGAGTCGTTAATAAATTATGCTTACAAAGAATTAGTCAAGACCAAAGTAAAGCCATGATCAAACGTCATAGCACACCACAAAATGTTAATTTGAAGTTGCCTAAATGTGAGCCAAGCATCTGGAATGAAATTCCAGGCAAGACCCGTGTCAATGATACAAAATTTCAGTCCACTCAAGCCCTGTTAATTGCTTCTGTGAACTGTCAGCTGGAGGTGGCCGAGAATCTATTGAAAACCAAATCAGAGAAACAAGTGATCACTACATGCCTAGATGGTATAACTTTAGCTATGGCTTCAAATTATGAGTTAAACCTAAGACGAAGGGATGCCATGagaccccattttaagagcgaGTTTGCTAAAGGTCTGTGTAGCTCAACAAATCCCGCAGATGAATTCTTGTTTGGGGGAGATACAGCTAAACGAATAAAAGAGATAGCAGAGCTGAACAAGAATAAA GGGAAGAGGTAG